In one Yarrowia lipolytica chromosome 1A, complete sequence genomic region, the following are encoded:
- a CDS encoding uncharacterized protein (Compare to YALI0A15774g, similar to uniprot|P47159 Saccharomyces cerevisiae YJR124c) — protein sequence MSRGPELPEPAFKRFTKEIGWSSLVHSSRDIKILIAQKVLRMIAYGQSTLILVQFFRAIHVSDVSLGYFMTLTLLGDVIISYFLTLYADQIGRRHVLLLGSFLMMVSGIVFVFSDHFVVLLIAAIVGVISPSGDETGPFKSIEESVVAHLTPTKELSDIYAWYGLFGTVGSAVGSVSAGLMIDGLVDHYGWTKLKVYRFMFAQYAFFAFLKLLLNWGLSDKCELRKRSEEEERRDEAIATGDESDPLLRPTDHHDPTPSQSPKFSVWGTPLSRRSRQVVWKLCILFALDSMGYGFMPISWVVTYFLDRWKASESTVGTLFFFTNVLNALSSLASSSMYKRLGPIIAIVAAHFPSAMAMSFIPLAPNMPIAMALLLFRASTAVMDVVPRQAFLSHVVSAEERTKVMGIVNVVKTLARSVGPIFTGMFAEKNMLGFAFLITGLLEAAHDMGMLTLFWKYNRIIKH from the coding sequence ATGTCTCGAGGTCCTGAATTGCCGGAGCCCGCGTTCAAGCGGTTCACGAAGGAGATTGGGTGGAGTTCGCTGGTGCattcgtcacgtgacatcaAGATTCTGATTGCGCAAAAGGTGTTGCGAATGATTGCCTATGGTCAGAGCACTTTGATTCTGGTGCAGTTTTTCCGGGCGATTCACGTGTCGGATGTTAGTCTGGGGTACTTTATGACGCTGACGTTGCTCGGAGACGTAATTATTAGCTACTTTTTGACGCTTTACGCCGACCAGATTGGGCGCCGACATGTGCTGTTGCTGGGATCTTTCCTGATGATGGTCAGTGGGATTGTTTTTGTCTTTTCCGATCACTTTGTTGTACTGTTGATAGCCGCAATTGTTGGCGTGATTAGTCCGTCGGGCGACGAGACCGGGCCCTTCAAGTCCATTGAGGAGTCTGTAGTTGCTCATTTGACTCCTACCAAGGAGTTGTCGGACATTTACGCGTGGTACGGGCTGTTTGGCACTGTTGGCAGTGCGGTGGGAAGTGTGTCTGCGGGACTCATGATCGATGGGCTGGTTGACCATTATGGCTGgaccaagctcaaggtcTACCGGTTCATGTTTGCCCAATATGCCTTTTTTGCGTtcctcaagctgctgctcaattGGGGTCTAAGCGACAAGTGCGAGCTGCGAAAACgatcggaggaggaggagcgacGGGACGAGGCCATTGCCACTGGTGACGAGTCTGATCCTTTGTTGCGTCCCACCGACCACCACGACCCCACTCCGTCCCAGTCCCCCAAGTTCTCAGTCTGGGGCACTCCTCTCAGCCGTAGAAGTCGACAGGTGGTGTGGAAGCTGTGCATTCTGTTTGCTCTGGACTCCATGGGCTATGGCTTCATGCCAATCTCCTGGGTCGTCACCTACTTTCTGGACCGATGGAAGGCCAGTGAAAGCACCGTGGGCACTctgttcttcttcaccaacgTGCTCAACGCCCTGTCGTCGCTGGCCTCTTCGTCCATGTACAAGCGTCTGGGCCCCATCATTGCCATTGTCGCTGCACACTTCCCCTCAGCCATGGCCATGTCCTTCATTCCACTGGCTCCAAACATGCCCATTGCCAtggctctgctgctgttccgAGCGTCCACAGCCGTCATGGACGTGGTACCGCGACaggccttcttgtcgcACGTGGTGTCTGCCGAGGAGCGAACCAAGGTCATGGGCATCGTCAACGTGGTCAAGACGCTGGCTCGATCTGTGGGTCCCATTTTCACCGGCATGTTTGCCGAAAAGAACATGCTGGGCTTTGCTTTCCTCATCACCGGTCTTCTCGAGGCCGCCCACGATATGGGCATGTTGACTCTCTTCTGGAAGTACAACCGGATCATCAAGCACTGA